Part of the Phocoena phocoena chromosome 8, mPhoPho1.1, whole genome shotgun sequence genome, aatggaGAGCTTTACTGTGAAACTAAACGTGCGACTGTGTTCCTtcttccacctccagcccctgagGCAGGAACATGTTTTACGTTAGTGGCCGACAGTAGAACTTGCTGGATGGAACATGCTTCATTCGCGACTTGCTAAGTGAACATTTGGGTTCCTACTCAGCAGGCAGGCCAAAGTGGGTCCTGAAAGGGGGCTCCCGGGTTCTCTTCTCAAAATTCAGTGTCTTCAAGTAGCTCATTCTTAATCCCTAAGATGTGGCTTCGACCCTGAGATGCTGGCTGACCGTGGGAGGTTGCCCTTCGTGTAAGTACAGCATTCCTTCCAAAGAGCATACGTGCTTCACACAGCTGATCTCTGCCATGTCGGTGTGAAGTAGCGGAGGGCATAGCGGGAGAGAAGCTGGCCTCTGAGTCCTACTTGAAGGCTGGCTTTAGGACTTCGTGGTTGTGTGGCCTTAGGCTGATCCGGTTCTCTGAAGAGCCCTGATGTTCTTGCAGTACAGGTGGTTGTGAGAGTCAAACGAGATAGAAAGCAGTTTAAGGTCTGGGAAATACTGTACAAATGAATGGCACTGTGGGTCCCTATGACCTTTCAGATTTGTCCTAACCCACTTTTATCAGTTTACAGAGCTTGATTAACCGTCCGCGTTCTTTCGTACTCTCACTGTCTTTGTGCCTGGATTCTCTGTTCCTGGAATGTGCTTTTCTGTAGGgcaccccccaaacacacaccttctccttccctccttcgtTTCCCATGGTATCTGTACTTACCCCTTAGGGCACCAGTCACCGTGCACATAACTGCTTATATCTCTCCCTTTAGACTGTGAATTCTTTGCTGGACACATATTTCGTTAATCCTTACAACCATTTCAGTGCTGGTGCAAAGTagatgattaataaatatttgttgaacgaaacataaagaaaaaaaaaagaacaggtccaGAACCAAGATTCGAGTGTCAAGACTTTATGTCACTAGTTCAAGATTCACGTCCTTTGCAGGATTCTTACCTTTTGCTTTCAGCTATGTTGAAATTCAAGGCCTTCCATAACCTGACATTTTTCTCTCCACCTCATTATAGAGGTTTCCTGTCAGCACCCTCTTACTAGGGTACTTTTGAGAAGTCAGAATATCTGGGCTCCAGCTCTCAGCTGGACCACTCACTAGCTTCTGATTTAACCAAAAAAATCACCTTTGGCCCAACTTCATCACTTATCAACAGTGAGTGGTATTGCAGTATTCTGGAACATTATGATTAGTTAGGAGATGCTTAGCGAgtcatatttaaaaataccaaagctcgtgaattattttactttacaaaATACGGATTAGAATTATATCTCTAAAATAAAGCCTCTGTCATTCACCTTCTGATAAGAAAGTACCTGCCTTCTTGAGGGAAAAAGGGCTAAATTATCAAAAGCAGTAAATTCTGCTGGATTCATATTCTGAATTCACCCATGAGGTCACTTCCTGTTCTGAAACTTTCAGAGTCTGAGTTCTCTTCACACTGAGACACAAATAAAGGCTGGCTTCGTCTTTCTCTACAAAGTATACCACAGCAGCAGAGACTTCAGTTGGTTAAATGAGCAGGTGCAAATATACAGACCCTTGAGAGTGGATCACAATGGGGGTTTCAGTGAAGGAAGGGAGCTGCCCCACTGACCACCAGCTGTGCCCCCAGAGGACACTCCGTGCTCCGTTGGTGACCGATGGCCGCCCTAGTCCTCATCAGAGCCGCTCAGGAGGGCCTTCTGGCAGGTGTGATCTGACTTCAGCTTGTGAATCCCAATGATTTCTCTGTCTCCAGGCCTCTTTACCCGTGTCAGGAAGCTGTAACGGGGAGACAATAATTGCAGATGGCGTGAGCCCCAGGTTGCCTCATTCCCTCACCCGAGGCTGCGAAGGCGCCCGCTGGCCTCAGAGCGTGTTTATGTCTCTGTCAACACTGTGGTGCCTCACCTGCATCTCTGATTCCTCAGGCAGCGCTCTTTGGTGGTGAGAGGACTCCCAGTCACTTACAGGTCAGTGATGTGACTGAGACTCGAGACTCAACTTAGTTCCCCTGCCCCACAATTTGCTGATTCCCTGACCGGGCAGTAGAACTCAGAGAGACCATGGCCTGCTTTCCCTTCTGTTTGGTCTGTGTGGAACTCTCTCTGGGTGAACTCTGTCTCTTTGGGTAGGGAAATCAGCAACTAGGAAAGAACAGGGGGGGCTCTGACGACACAGAACTAGCAGGACCGGGTGTGCAGTGGTTAAAGAGCTGGGCTCTGCCGTTTACCCCTTGGGTGACCTCGATCCAGTTAGTCTTTGGAAGCCTTGGTTTCCCCGTCTATAAACATCACGTGCATCCTTTGTAAAGTGAGCGTTAAGTGGGGTAATTTACACACTTTAAGTGCTGACCACAGTGCTGGGACACAGTGCCTAGGAATTACTAGCTACTCTGGTAACCTCGGGAGAGCGAGCGCTTGCTGCTGTGGTGTCTTACCTGACCGTCACATGTCCCTGGGAAGTAGGGCAAAACCAGGAATAAGGTGTTGGGCTCTGAATGAACCAGGGACACAGCAGGGACTGCGGTTCGGTACTGATGGCCTAATGCAGAGTTTTTCCTTTCAAACTACGGACTTAAAATCCATCAGAACTGAGTTTGAAACCTGGGTCTGTGAGGTCGCCGTGACCAGACAGACGGTCCTTTAACTTCTCAGACTTCGTCAGCCTCACGTGCAGGCATAGAGTGCCTTGCACAGAGCTTGGCATATAGTTGGCCCTCATTAGGTGGTAGACGTTAGCACTGCTTAGTTATGAAGGGTGGGGCGTGGAGGTAAAAAGGATGCAATGTAATACATTTCGGGGACGGGGCAGGTCAGGACAAACTTGGCAAAAGTCATCTTCTCTTGGACATACCAGTAAACCAGCGAGTAGCTGATGGCCACAATGCAGAGGGCGGCCAAGTAGTGCCAGCAGAAGCACATGGTGATGAACATGATGTTGGCGTCATCCTTCTGGTCCCATTCGGGTGCTCCAAAAAGCGGGAACAGCACAAACCCGATCTGGTGGATTACACAGAGAAGCCAGCCTTGTCATTAGGTGGGCCTGAGAAGCCCCCTAGCCTCCTGTGGCTGCCAGAGTGTCTGTCGTTGCCCAGACAACTCATTCCCCATGCCTCTGTTAGCATCGAACAGCCTCTGCACAGGAAATTGCTCTGTTAGCTCTGGTTTTAGGTAGCCTTACTTAAAATTTCAGGGCCCACGTTTCAGATGAACAGTTTTAAGCAAGTAGAGGCTGTAAGTGGTGTCAGTAGCTCTGCTGGGAAGGGCAGGCAGGTAAATAAATCCTCAGCCTGCTCGCTACCTGTGCTCTGTTGATGAAGCTTGTTTATGTGTCAGCAGGATATCGATGGCTAAAGTCACGTAGGTCAGGGGTGGGCGTGGGCAGAGAAGTGGCTTCTCACCCCCTTCGAGTGGTGTGTTGGTGCTGCATCTCCTGGATGCGCTCGGCGGGCCTGCTTCGTCCTTGCACCAGGTGAGGAGCCTGGTTTTGAATAATTACCTGCCAGAACCAGGTGCCCTGAAGGATAACGAGGCTGGTGCGGAAGAGTTCCAGCACGATGTTGTCCCGGAGGATCACTTCCAAGGTGAGGCTGACAGCCCCTGCGAACACGGCGCACAGCAGGAGCGAGTGGATGTGCTGGTCCAGCGGTGGCCGGTGGTGGACATGGTGGTACAAGAGGAAGCCTGTGTGGAGCAGGGGATGCTGTcgggcccgcccccgccccagggGGTCCGTTCCCAGCTTCAGCCTGACTAGGAAGTGTCTGTCTGGCACTTAGGAAGTCAGTTTATGTGACAATCTAGGGCAACAAACCgatgcaggggtgtgtgtgtgtgtgtgtgtgtgtgtgtgtgcgcgtgcgggTGTAAGCGGGTGTAAGCAGCAGGGGATGAATCCTAACATCTCTTTACCGAATTTGTGGTAGGTAGGTTTCAGTCCAGGATGGGAAGGTGAGATGTTGCTGATTTGTGACCAGTTGTGTGTTTGTACTTGACGTTCAGTTTTACCCTCATTCAACCTCTTTTCAGTTCTTCCCGAGGTTCAGAAATCAACGAGGGGTTGGATTACAACATGCTTTCTCTCATCCAGTTAACATGAGTTGCGTTGGGAGATGTGTCCTAGCCACTGGGTGGGAGTCTGGACAGTGACAGCGCAAGGTTGGGGTAGAGCACGGAGAACCTCTCCCCTAAGCAGAGGGTCACCCCCGTGCGTGATGGCACCCCGCCAGTACTTCGtgcggagggcggggcgggggcgggcgctGGGCGGGCAGGGGGAGTTGGTGCTCTGCCAGCCAGAGCTCTGGCTAAAAGCCTCGTGCTTTCCTGTGCTGCTTTATGGAACGTGCCACCTGTACCGTCCAGAGCACAGGATCAGGTCCTGTGTAGGATTCTGAAGCTCAGAGACTAGGGTTCTCTGGGGAAGATGATTACATTTGCAATATTTCTGATCTGCTGTGCTCCCGTCCCTCTAAGTCTCCGTCCACACCACCCAGTCACCTTCATTGGAAACTGCCACAGCCATGACCAGTCTGTCCAGCCCCAAGGGGATGTGGGTGATGAGGTAGGTCAGCATGTCCACGAGTCCCGAGACCCCAAAGAACAGGTACATGGTGCTGTGCTGCCAGTTCATGAGCTTTACCCAGTGGTCCTCGTGGGACAGGTGGAGGTGGGGCCCGTCCGGAACAAACTGCTCTGCCAGCATGCCTGCAGGGAAACGGGAGTGGAGGTTAGGGAGGGAAGAACAGCTCCAAGACAAATAGACGGCGAAGTGACCCCGAGTCATGGCGAAGGTGGCCCACGGCTCTGTGGACCTACTCTGCTGCCTCAGATGCAGCTGTTTCGGGATAAAATACGTATTTGCTGGGGAACCTGTGCAGACATGTTGCCTTTGTTGCCGttcctttgggggaggggggagaaacgGCGATAGGAACGCAGCCACACAGGTCCCCAGGACATTGTCCAGCAGTTGAGATGACAGCAAGGCATTGCCTCTTAAGTGAGAGTGTGGCTGATGCACTCTCTGGGCGTTCCCTCTGCCAAGCGGGCCGCGAGGTGAACCTGGAAAGGGACAATTAGGTGGAAAATGATAGAATGCCAGCGAGACACACTGCAGGTGAAGATAGCCGTGGCAAGCCCAGCGGCTTCCGGGTGTGTGCTTTTCCTGCGCCCGGGGCGAGCTCGGAGCTGAGGGCCCTTCCCATGGCGCTCGGCCTCTGTCCCAGACGCTGGGAGAACAAGGCCAAGACCACACCTTGGTGATCCTGGCCACCCTGTAGCTCAGGAGACGGGGCTGGCACACAGGTGAAGCAGTGCCACAGGGCAGCTCTCACTTCTTGGGAGCAAAAGATTTGCCTTTTGCCTGGTGCCCAGAATGTTCTCGGAGCCTAGAATAAGTCCTCCGTGACAACGTTCTGGACCGTTTCccaaacatttctttctcaacCCAgatccccacctcctcttttttttattaatatttattatttatttacttatttggctgcaccaggtcttcgttgcggcatgtggggtctttgttgccacgtgtgggctcttggttgcggcatgtgggatctagttccccgaccaggggtcagaTGCAGACCCcgtgcattgggagtgcagagccttaaccactggaccaccagggaagtccccagccccTTTCTGAATTCATGTACAAAGGATGAAGGTGCT contains:
- the TMEM45B gene encoding transmembrane protein 45B codes for the protein MANFKGHALPGSFFLIVGLWWSVKYPLKYFHQKGKSSRLTHHYQRLEVTEAAIRTLFSVIGMLAEQFVPDGPHLHLSHEDHWVKLMNWQHSTMYLFFGVSGLVDMLTYLITHIPLGLDRLVMAVAVSNEGFLLYHHVHHRPPLDQHIHSLLLCAVFAGAVSLTLEVILRDNIVLELFRTSLVILQGTWFWQIGFVLFPLFGAPEWDQKDDANIMFITMCFCWHYLAALCIVAISYSLVYCFLTRVKRPGDREIIGIHKLKSDHTCQKALLSGSDED